CAGGGCCTGGGCCACCGCGTCGAGCAGCCGCGGCGACGGGGGGCCGCCGTACGCGTCGACGGCGATGTGGGCTTCCTGCGTGCTGCCGGTCCAGCGGAGGTCGGCGGCGGCCCGCTGCACACCGGGCAGGGCGGAGGCGAGCGCCGCGTAGTCGGCGGCGGTGACGGCGCGCAGCCGGGTGCGGCGCAGGTCGAGAGGTGCCAACTGACGTACCTGCTCGATGGGTTCGGGTTCGGTGCCGCCGGTGGCCGGCAGCGGGTTGCGCACGGTGGCGGCCGGTACCGGCTCGCCGGGCTCGCCCACCGCCACGACGAGGTGGTTGATGGCCTCCGCGCCCACGTTGCCCGCGCTGCCGCCGCCGAGGCGGTAGCGCGCCGCGAGGCGTGCCCCGGGAGCCGGCACGGCGCCGTGCCGTCCGTCGCCGAAGCGCAGGGCGAGCCGCCCGTCGTCCGCCGGCTCGCCGACGAAGTGCCGGTCGCGGGGTGCGCTGTCGAGCAGGTCGCGGCGCGGCTCCCACACCGCCTCGCCGTCCGTGAGGCGTACGGCGGGCAGGGCACGGCGCGGGTCCTGGGCGAGCGCGGCGCTCGCCGGGCCGCGCAGCACCGGCTCCGCGGGGTGCAGTCCGACGGCGTAGGCCGGTCCCCAACTGTGCGCGATCTCCCAGGCGATGTGGGCGTCGAGGACGGTGCCGGCGCGGGCCCGGGCGGTGAGGACGGCGATGCGCCGCAGCTTGGCGTCGAGCAACTCGTCGCTCCGGTGCAGCAGTTCGCGCAGGGCGCGGACGGGGTGGCGGCGCAGTTCCAGCCGTTCCAGCAGTTTCAGGCCGAAGAGCACGCCGAGTTCGGTGATCTCGTCCTCGGCGAGCCCGTCGCGGTCGCGGGCGCTGCGCCACAGCCCGACCAGCCGCTGCCGGACCCGGTCCGGGATCGCGGCGATCCGTTCGGCCTGTGCGGTCGCGACCGCGGCCGGGTCGGGGAACGGCACGGCCTGGGTGACGGGAGCCCGGCCGAGGACGGGGCGCGGGCGCGGCGCGATCCCCGGGTAGACGCTCTGGGCGAGCAGCGTCCGCAGGGCCGCGGCCTGTGCGTACGCGGTGCCGGGCACCACGTGCTCGTGGCGTTGCCCGGCCCGCTCCAGTCCGATCCCGGCGCGCAGGACGGCCGGCTCCCCCAGGACGTCGAACAGCTCGCGGACGTCGTCGGGGCGCAGTGCCCGGCCGCTTTCGGCACGGTCCGTCAGCGCGGCGACGAGCCGTGCGGGGGCGTTGCCCCGCGTAGGTTCCTCGCAGCCGGCGCCGGGCGGGCCGCAGGGCGCCACGACGGCCGGGACCGGGGGCACGGTGACCGTCTCGACGGTGCCGGAGCGGCCGTGGTCCACGAGGACGGCGTTGCCGCGGGCCACGGTGACGTCCTCGACGGGCAGGCAGTCGCGTCCGCCCCGGGTGGTCAGGCGGAGCGGGAAGCGCAGGGCGTCCTCGGCGGCCCAGGTGACCTCCAGCACGGGCTGGTCCTCGACGCGGTCGAGGCCGGGGGTGACGGAGGTGAGGCGGACGGCCTGCCGGTGGGCGGGGTCGGCGTCGCCCGGGATGCCGGTGCGCGGACCCTTGACCTCCTCCAGGATCAGCACGTCGCCCGGTTTCAGGGCGAGCCTGCGGCCCCGGCGGGCCTCGGGGTCCGCCCACTCGTCGCGCAGGGTGGCGGCGGTGGCGCCGACGGGCAGCGCCCGCACCTCGCCGTCCCAGGTCCACAGCCGGATCGTGTTGTGCGCGACCCGCAGTTCCAGCGGCTCGGCGACGACGGGTTCGAAGACCTCCACGGAGCCGCGCTCGTCGAGGTCGCCGAGGTCTCTCTCGTCGATGACCGTGCCGGGTTCCGGGCGGTCGTGCGGGTCGAGGGTGCGTACGTCGACCGAGGCGAAGCGGTAGGTGCCGGGCGCCAGCGTGCGGTCGGCGGCGGTCTGGACGGTCACGAAGGCGCGGGCGTTGCAGCCGTCGTGCATCGCGTAGTCGATGAGCCGGACGTGCCGGCGCACGGAGACGCGCCGGCGCGCGGTGTCGAGGTACGCCTCGGTGGCGACGGCGTCCTGCTGGTAACTGATCTGGTCGCCGGTGTAGGCGAGCAGTTCCACCAGGGTGGTGCCCAGGTCGGCGGGGTTGCGCTCGGCCCAGTCGGGGGTGGTCAGCGCGAGCCGGTCGAGCAGGAGCTTGCGGATGGTGTCGTAGTCGCGGGCCGTGTAGTCGATCACGGGCGCGGCCGGGAGGACGGCGTCGCGCGTGTCCTCGTCCACGCAGTCGAAGGGGCTGGGGCAGTCGGGCCGGAAACGGAACTCCGCACCGGCGTACCGCTGGTCGAAGCCGTGGTACGGCTCGGTGCCCGGCCTGCCGTAGGGGTCGGCCTCCACCAGGGACAGCCGGTAGCGGGAGGTGTCGCCGGCCCGGTCGAGGGTGACGTGGAGCCGGTCGTCCAGCTCGGGGTCCTCCTCGCGTTCCACGCTGACGTCCACGGCGGTGAGGCCGGTGACGCGGCGGCCGCCGTCGATGCGGACGTTCTCGGGGCCGAGGCCGCCGGGTGCCTTGCCGAGGAAGGTGACGGTGAGCAGCAGCCCGTCGTCGCTCACCTCGACGGCGTCGACCCCGTTGAGGTGGGCGGCGCGCACCTTGGCCCGCCGGGTGGCCCCCGCGCTCATGCCGCCCTCCCCTCGAAGAGGTCCTCCCGGACGGCGCCCGTGGCACGGACCAGGTAGGACAGCCGGACGCGTACGGTGTCGTCGTCGCAGGCGATGTCCAGGGACACCACCTCGATCAGGTCGCCCAGCCAGCGCTGGAGGGCGGCCTGGACGGAGAGTTCGAGGGTGCTGACCAGTTCGGGGGCGGCCGGCGCGAAGACCAGGTCGAGCAGTCCGCAGCCGAAGTCGGGGCGCATGACGCGTTCGCCGGGGCTGGTGAACAGCAGCTGTTCGACGAGGTCGTGGACGTGCTCGGCGGGGCGGGCGTGCGCGGTGCGGCCGCGGCGGTCGGCGTGGAACGGGAACGCGATGTCGCTGCGCGGACGGGCTCGGTGACTCGGCGGCCTCATCGGACGGTGACCTTTCGCTGCGCGGCCTGGACGACGGGGGGCCCTTGCGGAACCAGGGCCGCGCTGAAGCACTGGGCGGCACAGGTGTCGAGCAGCACGGGCGCGCCGTCGGCCGTGACGCCGGTGTCGGCGACGCTCCAGCGGACGGACACGCACGGCGAGGGCACGTCGTCGACGGTGTGCTGGCAGCCGGCGACGACGTAGGCGTGGTCGGCGGTGGCCACGGCGGCACCGTCGACGCGGACGCCGCCGGAGGGTGTGGTGACAGGTGCGGCGCGGCCGCCGTGCGGGCAGCCGATCACGGCGCCCGCGTGGAGCAGACTCCCGGACAACTCTCTTCCCCCGTTTGTCTATCGCTTGGACTTAACGGTCAACTGGCCTTGGTTGATGGTCACTTCGCTGCCGCGCAGGGTGATCTCGGCACCGGCGCCGGTGGCGATGACCACCGCTTCCCGGGTGATGCGGATGTAGGCGCCGCCCTTGGCCTGCAGGAGGATCCCCTGCTCGGCACCGGCGGTGTCGTTGAGGACGATCTTGTGGGCGCCCGGAGTCTGTACGACCACGGGTTTGCTCGGCGCGCCGGCCTGGAGTTCGCGGCGGGCGTCGGGCGGCAGTTCGCCCGCGTCGCCGTACCAGCACCCGGTCCACACCGGGAAGCTGGGGTCGCCCTGCTCGAACTCCACCCAGACGCCGGCCCCGGGCGGCGGCACCACGAACTGCCCGGACTCGGGCCCGGTGAACGGCAGACAGGGCAGCGCCCAGGTGGACGGCTCGTCGCCGAGGACGTCCGGCACCTCGGCCGTGATCCGGCCGAGCCGCAACGGGTCGTCGTTGCTGACCACCCGGCCGCGGAACTTGCCGAGGTGGCGATTGCTGGGTGCCGCCATGGTCGGGGTGCTCTCCTGGTCGCTGGGTGGGGTGTGTCACGGCCGGACGGTGTCGCCGCGTGCTTCGAGGCCCTCCCGGGAGAGGGTGAAGTTCTGCTGGAAGGAGCCCGGACGGAGGTTGTGGGTGACGGACTTGACGTAGTAGTCGCCGTCGTAGGCCCGTCCGGCGCCGCGGACGCCGACGAGCCGGCGTGGCTGGAGGAGGTAGCCGTGCCGGTTGACGTCGAGCGAGCCGGAGCCGGAGATGACGTCGGCGGAGACGGCGGCGCGAGCGAGGAGTTCGGCCTCGGCCTGCTCGCGCTGCTGCTTGGCGGTGCCGGAGAGGGTCTTGCGTTTCAGCGCGGGGGTGGCCCGGCGGCCGAGCGGCGGGCGCAGGGGGCTGATCGGCGGCTGGGGCAGCAGGGTGGACTGGCGGGTGCCGGGGTCCTGCCAGCGTGCCTGCGGCTCCTCGCGGGCGGTGCCGTCGTAGGCGAAGGTCAGCTGGTCCACGGTGGACAGGGCGTCCATGTTGACGTTGAGGGCGTGCTGGCGCAGCCCGAGCCGTACCTCCGGGCCCCAACGCGCCGAGGACTGGCCAGGGTCGGGCCCGGGCTCCAGATAGAAGGTGTAGCCGTTGGCGCGGGCCAGTTCGGTGACGTACTGGAGGTCGGTGCCGGTCTGGTAGTGGACACGCAGGTCCTGGTGCGGGGGCTGGGGGATCTTCTCCTGGTAGACGTCGGGGCGGATGCCGTAGTCGGAGTACCGGCGCAGGATCGAAAGGACGCGCTGGGAGGGCGGCAGGTTGGGGTAGGGGGCGGTGCGTTCCTCCAGGTCCATGAGGAGTGTCAGGTCCTCGCCGGTGACGGTGAGGGTGGAGTGGCCGGGGAGGTTGCTGGCGCCGACCTCCTGGCGCACGATCAGCCCGTCGAAGAGGACCTCGGGGGTGCCGCGGACGCTGACGGTGAGGATGACGCGGGTCTTCGGGTCGAAGAAGCCCTCGGGGAGCAGCCGTTGGTTGAGCAGCCCGTTCTTCGTGAGGTCGAAGGCGAACTGGAAGCCGCTGCGCTCCCCCGCCGTGGCCGTGATCTGCGCGGACAGCAGCGCCTCGGCGACCTCCAGCGGGACCGGGCGGGCCAGTCTGGGCCCCATGAGGAGCTGCATGTGTACGGGGCCCTGCCCCACGGGCTGTTCAGACACGGCGCTCCCCGCGGGGGAACCCGCCGGCCGGCGGGATGCCGATGACCCGCCCGGGCTCGTCCGTCAGCTCCCTCGGGTCCAGGACCGGGTTGGCGTCGGCGATCCGCCACCACTGGCCGGGGTCACCGAGGAAGCGCTGGCCGAGCAGG
This Streptomyces misionensis DNA region includes the following protein-coding sequences:
- a CDS encoding phage baseplate assembly protein V, whose product is MAAPSNRHLGKFRGRVVSNDDPLRLGRITAEVPDVLGDEPSTWALPCLPFTGPESGQFVVPPPGAGVWVEFEQGDPSFPVWTGCWYGDAGELPPDARRELQAGAPSKPVVVQTPGAHKIVLNDTAGAEQGILLQAKGGAYIRITREAVVIATGAGAEITLRGSEVTINQGQLTVKSKR
- a CDS encoding GPW/gp25 family protein, coding for MRPPSHRARPRSDIAFPFHADRRGRTAHARPAEHVHDLVEQLLFTSPGERVMRPDFGCGLLDLVFAPAAPELVSTLELSVQAALQRWLGDLIEVVSLDIACDDDTVRVRLSYLVRATGAVREDLFEGRAA
- a CDS encoding putative baseplate assembly protein, whose product is MSAGATRRAKVRAAHLNGVDAVEVSDDGLLLTVTFLGKAPGGLGPENVRIDGGRRVTGLTAVDVSVEREEDPELDDRLHVTLDRAGDTSRYRLSLVEADPYGRPGTEPYHGFDQRYAGAEFRFRPDCPSPFDCVDEDTRDAVLPAAPVIDYTARDYDTIRKLLLDRLALTTPDWAERNPADLGTTLVELLAYTGDQISYQQDAVATEAYLDTARRRVSVRRHVRLIDYAMHDGCNARAFVTVQTAADRTLAPGTYRFASVDVRTLDPHDRPEPGTVIDERDLGDLDERGSVEVFEPVVAEPLELRVAHNTIRLWTWDGEVRALPVGATAATLRDEWADPEARRGRRLALKPGDVLILEEVKGPRTGIPGDADPAHRQAVRLTSVTPGLDRVEDQPVLEVTWAAEDALRFPLRLTTRGGRDCLPVEDVTVARGNAVLVDHGRSGTVETVTVPPVPAVVAPCGPPGAGCEEPTRGNAPARLVAALTDRAESGRALRPDDVRELFDVLGEPAVLRAGIGLERAGQRHEHVVPGTAYAQAAALRTLLAQSVYPGIAPRPRPVLGRAPVTQAVPFPDPAAVATAQAERIAAIPDRVRQRLVGLWRSARDRDGLAEDEITELGVLFGLKLLERLELRRHPVRALRELLHRSDELLDAKLRRIAVLTARARAGTVLDAHIAWEIAHSWGPAYAVGLHPAEPVLRGPASAALAQDPRRALPAVRLTDGEAVWEPRRDLLDSAPRDRHFVGEPADDGRLALRFGDGRHGAVPAPGARLAARYRLGGGSAGNVGAEAINHLVVAVGEPGEPVPAATVRNPLPATGGTEPEPIEQVRQLAPLDLRRTRLRAVTAADYAALASALPGVQRAAADLRWTGSTQEAHIAVDAYGGPPSPRLLDAVAQALETYRRIGHDLAVGPARPVPLDIALRVCARPGHQHGQILADLYRVLGSGRLPGGRLGFFHPDALTFGEPVRLSRLVAVAAAVPGVESVEVTRLRRLFGPDRGEREDGVLRIGPLEIATCDNDPDRPEQGRLEITLGGSR